The Falco naumanni isolate bFalNau1 chromosome 1, bFalNau1.pat, whole genome shotgun sequence genome window below encodes:
- the LOC121093952 gene encoding acyl-CoA dehydrogenase family member 11-like, which translates to MFTCRLPWWTSSAACKLWQPPRFLPGVWEKCQLPSCKGINTTVGQGQQVDAQEKQVLEDLEMPLAKREMETLFQEQPETGNQYLEDALLRSYLKTHLPPKVLEEVNQDLERFGNRLLTKIKPLGWECELNPPVFRQYDAWGQRVDQIVTCSAWRRMKEIAAEEGLIAEAYERRYSSWSRLHQAVKLYLFSSFSGGFSCPLAMTDGAAKVIESLGFPVSLKSAFDHLTSRDPKKFWTSGQWMTERRGGSDVANGTETVARKQPDGTYRLYGFKWFTSAADSDVTLTLARVVDAEGKWPQGSSGLSLFFLKVRDEEGKLNSIQVQRLKDKLGTRQMATAELWLDGAKAELISAEGRGVASISNMLNITRIHNVICAVASMRRMISLSREYARRRVAFGKCLKDHPLHMQTIARMEVQTRGAFLLFMEIVRLLGLVETNMASEQDQLLLRLLIPVAKLYTGKQASAVVVEAMESFGGQGYMEDTGLPVIVRDTLVLSIWEGTTNILSLDVLRSLTKSQGQVMAVFLSAVQKKLELASSTMKLEPAVKQMRDAISSLVQFTRAAGSKGAATMELAARDFSYTLARTYAGALLIEHAARPDASSTDISAARRWCNQELCPVATELENSSYEAEEALMDHALVYEGSPAGRSRL; encoded by the exons ATGTTTACCTGTCGCCTGCCTTGGTGGACATCCAGTGCTGCCTGCAAGCTGTGGCAGCCGCCTCGCTTTCTGCCTGGTGTCTGGGAGAAGTGCCAACTGCCGAGTTGTAAAGGAATCAACACAACCGTGGGGCAGGGGCAACAGGTGGATGCTCAAGAGAAACAAGTCTTAGAAGATCTGGAAATGCCCCTTGCAAAAAGGGAAATGGAGACCCTCTTCCAAGAGCAGCCTGAGACTGGGAACCAGTATTTGGAAGACGCTTTGCTTCGGAGTTACTTGAAAACACACCTTCCTCCCAAG GTACTGGAGGAGGTGAATCAGGACCTGGAGAGGTTTGGAAACCGTCTGCTAACCAAGATCAAACCTCTAGGATGGGAATGCGAGTTGAACCCCCCAGTGTTTCGGCAGTATGATGCCTGGGGGCAGCGTGTGGATCAAATTGTcacctgctcagcctggaggaggatGAAAGAGATTGCGGCAGAAGAGGGGCTGATTGCTGAGGCCTATGAGAGAAGATACTCCAGCTGGAG tcGTTTGCATCAGGCTGTCAAACTGTACTTGTTTTCAAGCTTCTCTGGAGGTTTCAGCTGTCCACTGGCCATGACTGATGGGGCAGCCAAAGTCATTGAG TCGCTAGGTTTTCCTGTATCTCTGAAAAGTGCTTTTGACCACCTGACATCCCGTGACCCCAAGAAGTTCTGGACCTCTGGCCAGTGGATGACTGAGCGCAGGGGAGGCTCTGATGTTG ctaaTGGCACAGAGACAGTGGCCAGAAAGCAGCCTGACGGTACATACCGTCTCTATGGCTTTAAATGGTTTACATCGGCTGCCGATTCGGATGTGACATTAACCCTGGCCAGGGTAGTGGATGCTGAAGGAAAG TGGCCTCAGGGTTCCAGTGGCCTGTCCCTGTTCTTCCTGAAGGTTCGAGATGAGGAGGGGAAGCTAAACAGCATCCAAGTGCAAAGGCTGAAAGACAAGTTGGGCACACGGCAGATGGCAACAGCAGAGCTATGGCTAGATGGAGCTAAAGCAGAGCTA ATCTCTGCAGAGGGTCGCGGAGTGGCCTCCATCTCCAACATGCTGAACATAACTCGGATCCACAATGTCATTTGTGCAGTAGCTTCCATGAGAAG GATGATCAGTCTGAGCAGGGAGTATGCACGCAGACGGGTTGCCTTTGGGAAGTGCCTCAAGGACCATCCCCTACACATGCAGACGATAGCTCGGATGGAG GTGCAGACACGAGGGGCATTTCTGCTGTTTATGGAGATTGTTCGTCTGCTTGGTCTTGTAGAAACCAACATGGCGAGTGAGCAAGACCAGCTTCTCTTGAGACTGCTGATACCAGTTGCCAAACTGTACACAGGGAAGCAG GcttctgctgttgttgttgAGGCAATGGAGAGTTTTGGAGGACAAGGTTACATGGAGGATACAGGCTTGCCAGTCATAGTCCGTGATACTCTG GTACTGTCCATATGGGAGGGAACAACAAATATCCTGTCACTTGATGTCCTGCGATCCCTCACCAAGAGTCAAGGACAGGTGATGGCTGTGTTCCTCTCCGCAGTACAG aaaaaactGGAGCTGGCTTCGAGCACTATGAAACTGGAACCCGCCGTCAAGCAAATGCGGGATGCCATCAGCAGTCTTGTGCAGTTCACACGAGCAGCTGGCTCAAAGGGCGCAGCGACCATGGAGCTAGCAGCCAGAGACTTCTCCTACACCCTAGCAAGGACCTACGCAG GAGCTCTTTTAATTGAACATGCAGCTCGGCCTGACGCTTCCTCCACAGACATCTCTGCTGCTCGAAG GTGGTGCAACCAGGagctgtgccctgtggccaCCGAGTTAGAGAACAGCAGCTACGAGGCTGAGGAAGCGCTCATGGACCACGCGCTGGTGTACGAGGGCAGCCCTGCCGGCCGCAGCAGGCTGTGA